The region AGGCGTTCTTGGACAGCCCGACCAGGTCGGTCTTGAGCGCCGAGGCGCCGGCGGCGGTGACGTATTGGATTTTCGAATCGACGTAGGTGTAGTTGAACTGCACGCCGAAATCGTTCCAGAAGCCAGGCAGGAAGCTGAAGGGTTGTTGATAGCTGAACTCGACGCCGCGCAGCTTGCCGCCCGGCGTGTTGACCGGAATATTGAACTGGAACTCGTCGGTCGGCAGCGCGCCGGTACCCGCCAACAGCTCGTTGGGCAGACCGGAGCTGTTGTAAGGGCGGATCTCGCGCGAGGTCTGCACGAAGCTGTCGATGTTCTTGTAGAAAAATCCGACGCCGAGCAGGGCCTCTTCGGCGAAATACCACTCCAGGCCCAGGTCGTAGGTCTTGGCGCGGAACGGGTCGAGCAGGGGATTGCCGCCGGCCACGACGCGGTTGCCGCCGCTCACGCTCACCGTCACGCCGGGCGTCAGGTTGGCCAGGCCCGGCCGCGACATCACCTTGGCCGCGCCGAAGCGGATCAGGAAGTCCGGAGTGATATCGGCGACCAGGTTCAACGAGGGCAGGGTGTCGTTGTATTCGCGCTCGACCGTGGTCAATACCGGGGTGGTGCCGGCCAGGGCGAAGCCGGTCGAAGACTGCTTGGTCTTGACGTGGCGCACGCCGAAGTTGCCGCTGATCGGGATCTCGCCCAGGTTCGTCGAGAAATCGGTCTGCAGGTAATAGCCCAGGTCCTTCTCCTCGACGCTGCGATTGTTGCCGCGGGCGCTGGCCACGTCCGGCGAAAGCGCGAAGGTGCCGGAGTTGCTGTAGATGTCGAACAGCCGGTCGAAGGCGCCGATGTCCGGGATCAGCCAGCGCGAATCGTTGGCGCCACCGACGCTGGTGCCCTGCAGGGCGACCGAGCGGGTCAGGTCGGCCAGGCGGGTGCCGGCCGGTAACGACGGCACGGCCAGCTCGGAGACACGGCGCATTTCGCTGCTGTCGAACTGGTATTTCTTCGACTGGATGCCGCCCTTGAGCTTGAACCCCGGCGCGATCGTCCAGCGGAAATCCAGTTGACGGTTATCGAAGGTGTTTTCCGAGGCCTGCGGGCGCAGACGGATCTCGGAAACGCCGTTGGCGAAGCTCCAGGCAGCGGGGTCGTTGACGTCGAAACCGTTGTCGATGATAGGCAGGCGACTGCTGTCGCGGTAATCGTAGACATAGCCCTGCGCGTTGCTGCGATCGAGGGTGATCGTGGTCTGGATCGGGTTGTCGAACTCCGACTTGGCCCGGCCGATCTGTCCGCTCACCGCGAAGTCGTCGCTGAACTTGTGCTCGCCGTAGAAATTGGCCTGGCTGAACTTGGTGCTGAGCTCGTCGTAGCGCGCTTCCGAGCGCACGTCGACGTTGTTGAAGCGGCCGTAGACCAGGTTGCCGCGTGCGTCGACTTCGCCGTCGAGGACCACGGTCTGTGGCTTGCCGGTGCCGGTACGGCTGAAGGAAATGCCGTTGAGGAAGTTCTCGGTGCGAGTCGCGTCGAACTTGGCGTAGAGCAGGTCCAGGCCGAACTCGGTCTTGTCGCTGAGCTTGAACTGCAGGGCGCTGGTGATGCCGAGGCGCTGTTGGTCGTGCTCCATCACGCCGTAACGCGGGATGCGCGGATGAAACGTGCCAGGTAGCCGGGCCGCGGCGAACGGCGAGCTCGCAGCGAAACCGCCGCTGCTCGGGCCGTTGTCCCAGCGCACGGTGCTGTGGCCTTCCTCGACCAGGCGCCGGTCGGTGTAGGCCACCGAGAGCAGGGCGCCGAAGCGGCCATCGGCCCAGGTGTTGCTGATCAGCGCAGTGGCGCGCGGATCGATGTCCTTGGAGAGATCGTTGAAGCCCAGTTGGCCGCCGGCGACGAAGGTCAGGCCGTCGTAGTCGAAGGGGCGGGCGGTCTGCAGGTCCACGGTAGCGCCCAGCGAGCCTTCCTCGACGTCGGCCGAGGCAGTCTTGCGCACCTTCAGGCTGTTGAACAACTCCGAGGCGAAGACGTTGAAATCGAAACCGCGGCCGCGATTGGCGCCGCCGGAACTGTCGGTGCCGCCGGCGGTGGTCAGCGCCTCCATGCCGTTGATGCGCACGCGAGTGAAGTCGGGCCCGAGGCCGCGCACCGAGATCTGCCGGCCTTCGCCGGCGTCGCGCGCGATCGACACACCGGGAATGCGCTGCAACGACTCGGCCAGGTTGAGATCGGGGAAGTCGGCGATGTCCTCGGCGACGATGGCGTCGACCACGCCGACTTCCTCGCGCTTGATGTCCAGCGCCTGCTGCAGGCTGGCGCGGAAGCCGGTGACGACTACGGCATCGAGATTCTTGGCGTCTTCGAGCGGCGCCGATTCTGCTGGAGCCGATTCTGCTGGAGCCGACTCGGCACCGGCCTGGGCCGGTTGCGCCGATTGTTGCGCGTACCCTGTCGATGGCGACATCGACAGCCCCAGCGCGATGGCGGCGGCGAGCACGGTAACCGGTGTCTTTCTGGTCTCTAGTTGCACTTGCATTCCTCTCCCCTTCCGAAGGTGCCAGACCGCTTAGGAACCGGCCTTGACGGGC is a window of Lysobacter antibioticus DNA encoding:
- a CDS encoding TonB-dependent receptor, which encodes MQVQLETRKTPVTVLAAAIALGLSMSPSTGYAQQSAQPAQAGAESAPAESAPAESAPLEDAKNLDAVVVTGFRASLQQALDIKREEVGVVDAIVAEDIADFPDLNLAESLQRIPGVSIARDAGEGRQISVRGLGPDFTRVRINGMEALTTAGGTDSSGGANRGRGFDFNVFASELFNSLKVRKTASADVEEGSLGATVDLQTARPFDYDGLTFVAGGQLGFNDLSKDIDPRATALISNTWADGRFGALLSVAYTDRRLVEEGHSTVRWDNGPSSGGFAASSPFAAARLPGTFHPRIPRYGVMEHDQQRLGITSALQFKLSDKTEFGLDLLYAKFDATRTENFLNGISFSRTGTGKPQTVVLDGEVDARGNLVYGRFNNVDVRSEARYDELSTKFSQANFYGEHKFSDDFAVSGQIGRAKSEFDNPIQTTITLDRSNAQGYVYDYRDSSRLPIIDNGFDVNDPAAWSFANGVSEIRLRPQASENTFDNRQLDFRWTIAPGFKLKGGIQSKKYQFDSSEMRRVSELAVPSLPAGTRLADLTRSVALQGTSVGGANDSRWLIPDIGAFDRLFDIYSNSGTFALSPDVASARGNNRSVEEKDLGYYLQTDFSTNLGEIPISGNFGVRHVKTKQSSTGFALAGTTPVLTTVEREYNDTLPSLNLVADITPDFLIRFGAAKVMSRPGLANLTPGVTVSVSGGNRVVAGGNPLLDPFRAKTYDLGLEWYFAEEALLGVGFFYKNIDSFVQTSREIRPYNSSGLPNELLAGTGALPTDEFQFNIPVNTPGGKLRGVEFSYQQPFSFLPGFWNDFGVQFNYTYVDSKIQYVTAAGASALKTDLVGLSKNAYNATLYYEGERFSARVSAAYRDDYLTTVPGRNNADVEGTKGTTTIDMSASWKINDKLELTLEGLNLTDEYNDQWVDSLADRVSVYHHTGRQYFLGLRFKL